Proteins co-encoded in one Vicinamibacterales bacterium genomic window:
- a CDS encoding porin produces the protein MSIRRHHAPRRGYLIVAWLFFLPLAGPLLAQTPTDPTPPAGSAVPHDKPWYQELSLNGFVSSSLVVNVNAPASRTNQYRVFDADDRSFTLDVVELVVQRAVSSPERIGFRVDVTFGSSVSKVTAAAGLFRDEEGKAGDFDVHQAYLSYIAPVGKGLRFDAGKFITHIGYEVIDGYDGYNDNQSRSLLFGYAEPVTHTGLRLTYPFSDKVSGQFYLVNGWDNARDNNRGKSIGGQLALTPSPQVSITANYLGGPEQADNDIDLRHLLDVVAIFKPTPVVTLTATWDYGREAHVTLADSAGGGVKNVSWQGLAGYVRVAISPRSALTVRGEWFDDPQGARTAVVQRLDEFTITPEFRPHPRFIIRGDLRRDHSNHPVFERRGGFTDTQVSASLNGLFVF, from the coding sequence ATGTCCATCCGTCGCCATCACGCGCCCCGCCGCGGATATCTGATCGTGGCGTGGCTCTTCTTCCTCCCCTTGGCTGGACCCCTTCTCGCGCAAACGCCAACCGACCCCACCCCTCCTGCTGGTTCAGCAGTCCCTCACGACAAGCCGTGGTATCAGGAACTGTCATTGAACGGGTTCGTGTCGAGTTCGCTTGTCGTCAATGTCAACGCTCCGGCGTCCCGCACGAACCAATACCGCGTGTTCGATGCGGATGACCGCAGTTTCACGCTCGACGTCGTCGAGTTGGTCGTGCAGCGTGCGGTGTCGTCGCCCGAACGGATTGGCTTTCGGGTGGACGTGACGTTCGGCAGTTCGGTGTCGAAGGTCACCGCGGCGGCCGGCCTCTTTCGCGACGAGGAGGGGAAAGCCGGGGATTTCGACGTCCACCAGGCGTACCTCTCCTACATCGCACCGGTCGGGAAGGGACTGCGGTTCGATGCCGGCAAGTTCATCACCCACATCGGGTACGAGGTGATCGACGGCTACGACGGGTACAACGACAACCAGTCACGTTCGCTGCTATTCGGCTACGCGGAGCCGGTCACCCACACGGGCCTGCGCCTGACCTATCCTTTCAGCGACAAGGTGTCCGGCCAGTTCTACCTCGTGAACGGTTGGGACAACGCGAGGGACAACAACCGCGGAAAATCGATCGGCGGTCAGCTCGCCCTCACACCGTCGCCGCAGGTCTCGATCACGGCCAACTACCTGGGTGGACCCGAGCAGGCGGACAACGACATCGACCTGCGTCACCTGCTCGATGTGGTGGCGATCTTCAAGCCGACGCCGGTCGTCACGCTGACGGCCACTTGGGACTACGGGCGCGAGGCGCACGTGACCCTCGCGGACTCAGCGGGCGGCGGCGTGAAGAACGTCAGCTGGCAGGGGCTGGCCGGCTACGTCCGGGTCGCGATATCGCCGCGCTCGGCGTTGACGGTCCGCGGTGAGTGGTTCGACGATCCGCAGGGTGCCCGGACGGCCGTCGTGCAGCGCCTGGACGAGTTCACCATCACCCCGGAATTCCGGCCGCATCCACGCTTCATCATCCGCGGTGATCTTCGTCGCGATCACTCGAACCACCCGGTCTTCGAGCGACGTGGCGGCTTCACCGACACGCAAGTGTCAGCGAGCCTCAATGGTCTCTTCGTGTTCTGA
- a CDS encoding ammonium transporter translates to MHWDTGNIGFMLVSTSLVMLMTPGLAFFYGGLVGRKNVLTIMIQSFVSMGVTTVLWAICGYSMCFSGSYGDAANPDYWGIIGNFRHAFLMNMGPTTEFAASPTLPLIVFVAYQMMFAQITPALITGAFANRVRFKAYLLFLIAWLLLVYFPFAHMVWGGGILQKNGVLDFAGGIVVHCIAGMAALAAVFFVGRRKVQDKGPHSIPLVALGTGLLWFGWYGFNAGSELKVDPVTSLAFLNTDVAASFAAITWLVLAWIIEKKPKFVGLLTGSIAGLAAVTPAAGYVSTPTAILIGIIASVVCYYAIWLKNRLDWDDALDVWGVHGVGGILGVVCLGLFAFKAVNPDGGADGLIHGNPAFFFKEVGSVTFAAIYAFVFTYLMLIVINKITPVKVSKDEEEIGLDEVEHGEVAYL, encoded by the coding sequence ATGCACTGGGATACAGGGAACATCGGCTTCATGCTGGTCTCGACCAGCCTCGTCATGTTGATGACGCCAGGTCTCGCGTTCTTCTACGGAGGGCTCGTCGGACGCAAGAACGTCCTGACGATCATGATCCAGAGTTTCGTGTCGATGGGGGTCACAACGGTGCTCTGGGCGATCTGCGGGTACTCGATGTGCTTCAGCGGCAGCTACGGCGATGCGGCGAACCCCGACTACTGGGGCATCATCGGCAATTTCAGGCACGCGTTCCTGATGAACATGGGACCGACGACCGAGTTCGCTGCGTCCCCGACGCTGCCGCTCATCGTCTTCGTGGCGTACCAGATGATGTTCGCGCAGATTACACCGGCGCTCATCACGGGCGCGTTCGCCAACCGCGTGCGGTTCAAGGCCTATCTGCTGTTCCTGATCGCGTGGCTCCTGCTGGTCTACTTCCCGTTCGCGCACATGGTCTGGGGTGGCGGCATCCTCCAGAAGAACGGCGTCCTCGACTTCGCCGGCGGCATCGTCGTCCATTGCATCGCCGGTATGGCGGCGCTGGCAGCGGTGTTCTTCGTGGGCCGGCGCAAGGTCCAGGACAAGGGACCGCACAGCATCCCGCTCGTGGCACTGGGCACCGGGTTGCTGTGGTTCGGCTGGTACGGCTTCAACGCGGGCAGCGAACTGAAGGTGGACCCGGTCACGTCGTTGGCGTTCCTCAACACGGATGTCGCGGCGTCCTTCGCCGCCATCACGTGGCTGGTGCTGGCGTGGATCATCGAGAAGAAGCCGAAGTTCGTCGGCCTGCTCACCGGTTCGATTGCCGGGTTGGCGGCGGTGACACCGGCGGCCGGGTACGTCAGCACGCCTACCGCCATCCTCATCGGCATCATCGCCAGCGTCGTGTGCTACTACGCGATCTGGCTGAAGAACAGACTCGACTGGGATGACGCGCTCGACGTGTGGGGCGTGCATGGCGTCGGCGGCATCCTCGGCGTGGTCTGCCTGGGCCTGTTCGCCTTCAAGGCCGTCAACCCCGATGGCGGCGCCGATGGTCTGATCCACGGCAACCCCGCCTTCTTCTTCAAGGAAGTCGGGTCGGTCACGTTCGCCGCCATCTACGCGTTTGTCTTCACCTACCTGATGCTCATCGTCATCAACAAGATCACGCCGGTGAAGGTCAGCAAGGACGAGGAGGAGATCGGGCTCGACGAGGTCGAGCACGGGGAGGTGGCGTACCTGTAG
- a CDS encoding HD domain-containing protein, with the protein MTEPFARPSARIARALDVARIAHAGATRKGTTVPYIEHPVAVARLLEEHGYDEDLVVAGLLHDVVEDARFGDEGFQRDLCRLAGAGCLPCPAGHAAFRAACLEFLRHEFGARVFELVMAVTETKNDGGPPRDWLERKKEQLDRLAKASPDEAALKAADAVHNIECTLSEIRVLGLSVLDRFRGGPLIVWHYSTVASLVGDKMAPHDPLAGRVRRAAGALCTTVQSLRGGSHGDSPSPTHTGS; encoded by the coding sequence ATGACCGAACCGTTTGCCCGTCCGTCCGCCCGGATCGCCCGCGCGCTGGATGTCGCCCGGATCGCGCACGCTGGCGCCACGCGCAAGGGCACGACGGTTCCCTACATCGAGCATCCGGTCGCGGTGGCCCGGCTCCTCGAGGAGCACGGGTACGACGAGGACCTCGTCGTCGCGGGTCTGTTGCACGATGTCGTCGAGGACGCCAGGTTCGGCGACGAGGGGTTCCAGCGGGACTTGTGCCGGTTGGCGGGCGCCGGTTGCCTGCCGTGCCCTGCCGGCCACGCGGCGTTCCGGGCGGCATGCCTCGAGTTCCTCCGCCACGAGTTCGGCGCGCGGGTCTTCGAGTTGGTGATGGCTGTCACCGAGACCAAGAACGACGGAGGCCCGCCGCGCGACTGGCTGGAGCGCAAGAAGGAGCAGTTGGATCGGCTCGCGAAGGCGTCGCCCGACGAAGCGGCGCTGAAGGCCGCGGATGCGGTCCACAACATCGAGTGCACGCTGAGCGAGATCCGCGTCCTGGGCCTCAGCGTCCTCGATCGCTTTCGCGGAGGCCCGCTGATCGTCTGGCACTACTCCACGGTCGCGTCGCTCGTCGGCGACAAGATGGCGCCCCACGATCCGCTGGCCGGCCGCGTCCGTCGGGCCGCCGGCGCCTTGTGCACCACGGTCCAGAGCCTTCGCGGCGGGTCGCATGGCGACTCGCCCTCCCCGACCCACACGGGTAGTTGA
- a CDS encoding ChaN family lipoprotein yields the protein MQKPSLLRLVVLVLLAVTLGAPVVRASDKILHLAIGDPARKDREAPLVLDAITDTKTGEAVTPAELATRLAGTRLLLVGEEHTNSEFHRAQLRVIDALHRAGRHVLIGLEMYPYTEQRFLDEWREGYLTEEGFLRLSRWYDNWGYAWDYYRDIFLFARDQRIPMFAINTPREIVAAVRKKGLANLTPEEAAHIPKDIDVDSADHLMFFKTTFEGEMGPVHGEGMPDEMLKNMLSAQATWDATMGFNAVEALKRANDPKAIMVVMVGSGHVAYGVGIERQARKWFEGTISTIIPVPVSADKDGRTTSTRASYANFTWGVPDQIDSDLPMLGTSTAVGQGDTSRRVIIVQKDSPGDKAGFKVGDVMLSLDGAPLTDKETYNRQMAAKRWGDEAVFVVKRGAETVTLRVVFRRTPR from the coding sequence ATGCAGAAGCCCTCCCTCCTGCGACTCGTCGTTCTGGTCCTGCTGGCCGTGACCCTGGGGGCACCGGTCGTCCGTGCGAGCGACAAGATCCTCCATCTGGCCATCGGAGACCCGGCGCGAAAGGACAGAGAGGCGCCGCTCGTGCTCGACGCCATCACCGACACGAAGACCGGCGAGGCCGTCACGCCGGCCGAGCTGGCAACCCGCCTGGCCGGCACCCGGCTGCTGCTCGTCGGCGAGGAGCACACCAACAGCGAATTCCATCGCGCGCAGCTTCGCGTCATCGACGCGTTGCACCGGGCCGGTCGTCATGTCCTGATCGGCCTCGAGATGTATCCCTATACCGAACAGCGATTTCTCGACGAGTGGCGCGAGGGCTATCTGACCGAGGAAGGCTTCCTGCGCCTGTCGCGCTGGTACGACAACTGGGGCTATGCGTGGGACTACTACCGCGACATCTTCCTGTTCGCGCGCGATCAGCGCATCCCGATGTTCGCGATCAACACGCCGCGCGAGATCGTGGCGGCCGTGCGCAAGAAGGGGCTGGCCAATCTCACGCCCGAGGAGGCCGCCCACATTCCGAAGGACATCGATGTGGACAGCGCCGATCACCTGATGTTCTTCAAGACCACCTTCGAGGGGGAAATGGGCCCGGTGCACGGAGAGGGCATGCCGGACGAGATGCTGAAGAACATGCTGAGCGCGCAGGCCACCTGGGATGCAACCATGGGCTTCAATGCGGTCGAGGCGCTGAAGCGCGCGAACGATCCGAAGGCCATCATGGTGGTCATGGTCGGGTCCGGCCACGTGGCCTACGGCGTCGGGATCGAACGGCAGGCGCGAAAGTGGTTCGAGGGCACCATCAGCACGATCATTCCGGTGCCGGTCTCCGCGGACAAGGACGGGCGGACGACGAGCACGCGGGCTTCCTACGCCAACTTCACGTGGGGTGTCCCCGATCAGATCGATTCCGACCTGCCGATGCTCGGCACGTCCACGGCCGTCGGCCAGGGGGACACGTCGCGCCGCGTCATCATCGTCCAGAAGGATTCGCCGGGGGACAAGGCGGGGTTCAAGGTGGGCGATGTGATGCTGTCGCTCGACGGCGCACCGCTGACGGACAAGGAGACCTACAACCGGCAGATGGCCGCCAAGCGCTGGGGCGACGAAGCGGTGTTCGTCGTGAAGCGCGGCGCCGAGACCGTCACGCTGCGGGTCGTCTTTCGGCGCACGCCGAGGTAG
- the rmuC gene encoding DNA recombination protein RmuC: protein MPSSMLEAAGVLTVVLLVVIIALVVVLVARPARVDLSPLEARLDGQEAGHERIERTTRDEMARGRVEATTQAKDLREEVAATVSRLGDSMVKGMGALSESNDRHMEALRATMEERLRALQEENAAKLEQVRQSVDERLQGTLEARLGESFRAVSERLEQVHRGLGEMQALASGVGDLKRVLTNVKTRGTWGEVQLGTLLEQVLAPGQYEANVATKEGSADRVEFAIRLPGRDAQDATSVWLPIDAKFPQEDYQRLVEASDRGDADGVEVAARQLETRVKLSARDIHDKYLDPPHTTDFGILFLPTEGLYAEVLRRPALADGLQRDLRVAIAGPTTLWAILNSLQMGFRTLAIEKRSSEVWVVLGSIKTQFAKFGELLGGVQKKLQEASNKMDAVARQSRTIQRKLRDVQELPVADAPSLFLAPADGPETVDTLDLEEDETSGT from the coding sequence ATGCCGTCGTCCATGCTCGAGGCTGCTGGCGTCCTGACCGTCGTCCTGCTCGTCGTGATCATCGCGCTCGTCGTCGTGCTGGTGGCGCGGCCGGCGCGGGTGGATCTGTCACCGCTCGAGGCGCGCCTCGACGGACAGGAGGCCGGCCACGAGCGGATCGAGCGGACCACGCGCGACGAAATGGCGCGGGGACGCGTCGAGGCGACGACGCAGGCCAAGGACCTGCGCGAGGAGGTCGCGGCGACCGTCAGCCGTCTGGGCGACTCGATGGTCAAGGGGATGGGTGCGCTCTCCGAGTCGAACGATCGACACATGGAGGCCCTGCGCGCGACGATGGAAGAGCGGCTGCGGGCGCTGCAGGAGGAGAACGCGGCCAAGCTCGAGCAGGTGCGGCAGAGCGTGGACGAGCGGCTGCAGGGCACGCTCGAGGCCAGGCTCGGCGAGTCGTTCCGCGCGGTGAGCGAGCGGCTGGAGCAGGTGCATCGCGGCCTCGGGGAGATGCAGGCGCTCGCATCCGGCGTCGGGGACCTGAAACGGGTGCTGACCAACGTGAAGACGCGCGGCACCTGGGGCGAGGTTCAGCTCGGAACGCTGCTCGAGCAGGTCCTGGCGCCCGGGCAGTACGAGGCGAACGTCGCGACGAAGGAAGGGAGCGCCGATCGGGTGGAGTTCGCGATCCGGCTGCCCGGCCGCGACGCACAGGACGCGACGTCCGTCTGGCTGCCGATCGACGCGAAGTTCCCGCAGGAAGACTACCAGCGGCTGGTCGAGGCCTCGGACCGGGGCGATGCCGACGGCGTCGAGGTGGCGGCGCGCCAGCTCGAGACTCGCGTGAAGCTCTCCGCCCGCGACATTCACGACAAGTATCTCGACCCGCCACACACCACCGACTTCGGGATCCTCTTCCTGCCGACCGAGGGCCTCTACGCCGAAGTGCTGAGGCGGCCCGCGCTTGCCGATGGCCTGCAGCGCGACCTCCGCGTCGCCATCGCCGGGCCGACGACATTGTGGGCGATCCTCAACAGCCTGCAGATGGGCTTCCGCACGCTGGCGATCGAGAAGCGGTCGAGCGAAGTGTGGGTCGTGCTCGGCAGCATCAAGACACAGTTCGCGAAGTTCGGCGAACTGCTTGGCGGCGTGCAGAAGAAGCTGCAGGAAGCGTCGAACAAGATGGACGCCGTGGCCCGGCAGAGCCGGACCATCCAGCGCAAGCTTCGCGACGTCCAGGAACTCCCAGTGGCCGACGCACCCTCGCTCTTCCTCGCGCCGGCCGACGGGCCGGAAACCGTCGATACCCTGGACCTCGAAGAAGACGAGACATCGGGCACCTGA
- a CDS encoding PQQ-binding-like beta-propeller repeat protein has translation MRDLVFIGIAGHALALDRATGQEVWRTKLKGSDFVNVTIDGREVFAAARGQLYCLDASTGSIRWENELKGLGWGLLSIAGGNAATASEAERRQRAAAAASASS, from the coding sequence GTGCGAGATCTGGTCTTCATCGGCATTGCAGGGCACGCGCTGGCGCTCGACCGGGCAACCGGGCAAGAAGTGTGGCGAACGAAGCTGAAGGGCAGCGATTTCGTCAACGTGACCATCGACGGCCGCGAGGTGTTTGCGGCGGCGAGGGGACAGCTCTACTGCCTGGACGCCTCGACCGGGTCGATCCGGTGGGAGAACGAGTTGAAGGGCCTTGGCTGGGGCCTGCTCTCGATTGCCGGCGGCAACGCGGCGACCGCGTCAGAAGCCGAGCGGCGTCAGCGGGCCGCCGCGGCGGCCTCGGCCAGTTCGTAG
- the rsgA gene encoding ribosome small subunit-dependent GTPase A: MWTLDALGWTDQFAQALDELDEPDLIPARVSLEHQHIYRVLTAQGETLARVTGRMRHNATASVEYPAVGDWVALRQRPGELRATITSILPRRTRFSRKVAGDTTREQVVAANIDTVFLTAGLDDDFNLRRIERYLLTAGESGAQPVVLLTKADLCAEVEARVREVEAVAGGSPVHATSAKSGEGVDVIRQYLAPGQTVALLGSSGVGKSTLINRLVGRNVQRTATVSTYRSRGRHTTTNRELILLPEGGMVIDTPGLREIQLWEVGSSLATTFGDIEALAAECRFGNCRHLTEPRCAVRAATADGRLVAERFENYLKLRGEAEFLVEKQDRLAQLATKRKWKTIHKAIRTIVPKRS, encoded by the coding sequence ATGTGGACGCTTGACGCCCTCGGGTGGACCGATCAGTTCGCGCAGGCACTCGACGAGCTCGACGAGCCAGATCTCATCCCGGCCCGCGTGTCGCTCGAGCACCAGCACATCTATCGCGTGCTCACAGCGCAGGGCGAGACGCTGGCGCGCGTGACCGGACGCATGCGTCACAATGCCACGGCATCGGTCGAGTACCCCGCGGTCGGTGACTGGGTGGCGCTGCGCCAGCGGCCGGGCGAACTCCGCGCGACGATCACCTCCATCCTCCCACGCCGGACCCGTTTCTCGCGGAAGGTCGCCGGCGACACCACGCGCGAGCAGGTGGTGGCCGCCAATATCGACACCGTGTTCCTCACCGCCGGCCTCGACGACGACTTCAACCTCCGCCGGATCGAACGATATCTCCTCACCGCCGGCGAGAGCGGCGCGCAGCCGGTCGTCCTGCTCACCAAGGCCGATCTCTGCGCTGAGGTCGAGGCCCGCGTGCGCGAGGTCGAGGCCGTGGCTGGCGGCAGTCCGGTGCACGCGACGAGCGCGAAGTCGGGAGAGGGTGTGGATGTCATCCGGCAGTACCTGGCGCCGGGGCAGACGGTCGCGCTGCTCGGTTCGTCCGGCGTCGGCAAGTCGACGTTGATCAACCGGTTGGTCGGCAGAAACGTCCAGCGCACAGCGACGGTCAGTACCTACCGCTCGCGCGGCCGGCATACCACAACAAATCGTGAGCTCATCCTCCTTCCAGAAGGCGGGATGGTCATCGACACGCCCGGCCTCCGGGAGATCCAGCTTTGGGAAGTCGGATCATCGCTCGCCACCACGTTTGGAGACATTGAGGCACTCGCCGCAGAGTGTCGGTTCGGGAACTGCCGCCACCTCACCGAACCCCGCTGCGCTGTGCGCGCGGCGACGGCCGACGGCCGGCTGGTCGCGGAGCGGTTCGAGAACTACCTGAAGCTCCGGGGCGAGGCCGAGTTCCTCGTCGAGAAGCAGGACCGACTGGCGCAACTCGCGACGAAGCGGAAGTGGAAGACCATCCACAAGGCGATCAGAACAATCGTGCCGAAACGATCGTAG
- a CDS encoding DNA alkylation repair protein, producing MNRARATAERIVRELEALGNPANVEGMARYGIRSARAFGVPAPTLRAKAKSIGRDHELALALWETGVLEARAMACLVADPARVTRLLMDQWARRFDSWAVCDCACSILFDKTPFAVEKIQHWTARKAEYVKRAGFVLMAALAVHDKRAPDALFLGFLPLIEREADDGRNMVKKGVNWALRQIGKRNLALHAAAVASCRRLRARPAASARWIGGDALRELTSEPTLARIRTSRWPLPAAGRIRSRRPR from the coding sequence ATGAACCGGGCACGAGCGACAGCGGAACGGATCGTGAGGGAACTGGAAGCGCTGGGCAACCCGGCAAACGTCGAGGGCATGGCTCGCTACGGCATTCGGTCAGCCCGCGCATTCGGGGTGCCGGCACCGACGCTCCGGGCGAAAGCCAAGTCGATCGGCCGCGATCACGAGCTGGCGCTGGCGCTGTGGGAGACGGGCGTGCTGGAGGCGCGGGCGATGGCGTGTCTCGTCGCGGACCCGGCCCGGGTCACCCGCCTCCTGATGGATCAGTGGGCCCGGCGGTTCGACTCGTGGGCCGTCTGCGACTGCGCCTGCTCGATCCTGTTCGACAAGACGCCGTTCGCGGTCGAGAAGATCCAGCACTGGACGGCCAGGAAGGCCGAGTACGTCAAGCGCGCCGGCTTCGTGCTGATGGCCGCGCTCGCCGTACACGACAAGCGCGCGCCGGACGCGCTCTTCCTCGGATTCCTCCCGCTCATCGAGCGCGAGGCAGACGACGGCCGGAACATGGTGAAGAAGGGGGTGAACTGGGCGCTGCGCCAGATCGGGAAACGGAACCTGGCGCTCCACGCGGCAGCCGTGGCGTCCTGTCGGCGTCTCCGCGCGCGGCCTGCGGCTTCGGCCCGCTGGATTGGCGGCGACGCGCTGCGCGAGCTCACCAGCGAGCCGACGCTGGCACGGATTCGTACCTCGCGATGGCCGCTTCCTGCTGCAGGACGTATCCGATCTCGTCGACCCCGCTGA
- the leuD gene encoding 3-isopropylmalate dehydratase small subunit, translating to MSPAREPITRLAGPAVALPRDNVDTDQIIPARFLKTTTRTGLGRSLFADWRFEADGTPRPEFLLNQPAAAGAVVLVAGQNFGCGSSREHAPWALLDFGFRAVVAASFADIFRQNALKNGLLPIALPADAHASVLTHVERAPGAPIGVDLVRQIVTAPDGSEIPFAIDAFARDCLISGVDEIGYVLQQEAAIARYESVPASARW from the coding sequence GTGAGCCCGGCGCGTGAGCCGATCACCCGGCTCGCCGGGCCAGCCGTCGCGTTGCCGCGGGACAATGTCGACACCGACCAGATCATCCCGGCCCGCTTCCTGAAGACGACCACACGTACCGGCCTCGGCCGGTCGCTGTTCGCCGACTGGCGGTTCGAGGCGGACGGCACCCCGCGCCCGGAGTTCCTCCTCAATCAGCCGGCCGCGGCCGGCGCGGTCGTCCTGGTCGCCGGCCAGAATTTCGGGTGCGGCAGCTCCCGCGAGCATGCGCCATGGGCCCTGCTCGATTTCGGGTTCCGCGCGGTGGTCGCCGCATCCTTCGCCGACATATTCCGTCAGAACGCCCTCAAGAACGGGCTGCTGCCGATCGCGCTTCCGGCGGACGCGCACGCGTCGGTGCTGACCCATGTCGAGCGCGCACCCGGCGCTCCGATCGGTGTGGACCTCGTCCGACAGATCGTGACGGCACCCGACGGGAGCGAGATTCCGTTCGCCATCGACGCGTTCGCGCGCGACTGCCTGATCAGCGGGGTCGACGAGATCGGATACGTCCTGCAGCAGGAAGCGGCCATCGCGAGGTACGAATCCGTGCCAGCGTCGGCTCGCTGGTGA
- the leuC gene encoding 3-isopropylmalate dehydratase large subunit encodes MTPRTIIDKIWDAHVVSEPVGAPSLIYIDLHLVHEVTSPQAFEGLRARGIGVRRPDLSFATVDHSLPTTPIDMPITDAVAARQIAQLQSNCEEFRVPCADRGHPHQGIVHVIGPELGLTQPGMTIVCGDSHTATHGAFGALAFGIGTSEVEMVLASQCLLQRRPRRLRIAVSGRLPGGVSAKDLILAIVSTVGVGGGTGHVIEYAGEAIRTLSMEQRMTLCNMSIEAGARAGLVAPDDTTIDYLAGRPCSPLDAEWEEATARWRRLPSDDGATFDREVSLDATGLAPMITFGTNPGMAVALDEAVPAPASLGDAGERRALEQALAYMKVEAGRPLLGQPVDVVFIGSCTNGRLSDLRDAAAIFRGRRVAAGVRAMVVPGSRQVKRAAEAEGLDRIFTEAGAEWREPGCSMCIAMNGDQLEPGQLAVSTSNRNFEGRQGPGGRTLLASPATAAAAAVTGVVTDPRRLS; translated from the coding sequence ATGACGCCCCGAACGATCATCGACAAGATCTGGGATGCGCACGTCGTCTCCGAGCCGGTCGGCGCGCCGTCGTTGATCTACATCGACCTGCACCTGGTGCACGAGGTGACCTCACCGCAAGCGTTCGAAGGACTGCGCGCCAGGGGTATCGGCGTTCGTCGCCCCGACCTCTCGTTCGCCACGGTCGATCACAGCCTGCCGACCACGCCGATCGACATGCCGATCACCGACGCCGTCGCGGCGCGACAGATCGCCCAGTTGCAGTCGAACTGCGAGGAGTTCCGCGTCCCGTGTGCCGACCGCGGGCACCCCCACCAGGGCATCGTGCACGTGATCGGTCCCGAGCTCGGTCTCACGCAGCCGGGGATGACCATCGTGTGCGGCGACAGCCACACCGCGACCCACGGCGCGTTTGGAGCGCTGGCGTTCGGCATCGGGACGAGCGAAGTCGAAATGGTGCTCGCCAGCCAGTGCCTGCTCCAGCGCCGGCCGCGGCGGTTGCGAATCGCCGTGAGCGGACGCCTGCCGGGCGGCGTGTCGGCCAAGGACCTGATCCTCGCGATCGTCTCGACGGTTGGCGTGGGGGGAGGCACCGGCCATGTGATCGAATATGCGGGCGAGGCCATCCGCACGCTCTCGATGGAACAGCGGATGACGCTCTGCAACATGTCGATCGAGGCCGGCGCCCGCGCGGGGCTGGTCGCGCCCGACGACACGACGATTGACTACCTGGCCGGCCGGCCGTGCTCGCCGCTCGACGCGGAGTGGGAAGAGGCGACCGCGCGTTGGAGGCGGTTGCCCTCCGACGACGGGGCCACCTTCGACCGTGAGGTATCACTCGACGCCACCGGGCTCGCGCCGATGATCACCTTCGGTACGAATCCCGGGATGGCAGTGGCGCTGGACGAAGCGGTGCCCGCGCCCGCGTCGCTCGGCGACGCGGGCGAACGCCGGGCACTCGAGCAGGCTCTGGCCTACATGAAGGTCGAGGCGGGCCGCCCGCTACTCGGTCAGCCTGTCGACGTCGTGTTCATCGGAAGCTGCACGAACGGCCGGCTCTCGGATCTGCGGGATGCGGCCGCGATCTTCCGCGGTCGCCGGGTGGCGGCGGGCGTCAGGGCGATGGTGGTGCCAGGGTCGCGTCAGGTCAAGCGTGCCGCGGAGGCCGAGGGACTGGACCGCATCTTCACGGAAGCTGGGGCGGAGTGGCGCGAGCCCGGTTGCTCGATGTGCATCGCGATGAACGGTGACCAGCTCGAGCCCGGTCAACTGGCGGTCTCGACAAGCAACCGGAACTTCGAAGGGCGGCAGGGCCCCGGAGGGCGCACGCTGCTCGCCAGTCCGGCCACCGCGGCGGCGGCCGCTGTCACCGGCGTCGTGACCGACCCGAGGAGGCTGTCGTGA